A DNA window from Vigna unguiculata cultivar IT97K-499-35 chromosome 10, ASM411807v1, whole genome shotgun sequence contains the following coding sequences:
- the LOC114167531 gene encoding receptor-like protein 7, producing MRGHTLLCFFLLPFLCINHNANVFPANAYLLGNECSMLLLLKNNLIFNPTISKKLTLWNQNEDCCQWHGVTCKEGRVVALDLSEESISGRLLNSTVLFGLQYLQSLNLAFNNFSSVIPSELCKLNNLRYLNFSNAGFEGQIPNEMFHLRRLVILDLSSSISSPHSLKLDKPNIAMLLQNLTEITELYLHGITISAKGQEWFHALSSLHNLCVLSMSSCNMSGPIHASLAKLLSLTVLNLSNNSMSSSVPDSLTNLSNLVILQLRSCGLNGSFPKDIFLMPSLEVLDISDNQHLMGSLPNFQPRGSLRDLNLSETSFTGKLPGAISNLKLLSTIDISYCQFNGTLPSSMSELTQLVYLDLSSNNFSGPLPSFNMSKNLTYLSLSHNSLTGVLPSIHFEGLKNLANIDLGFNFFIGNLPLSLLKLPYLRELKLPFNQLTGILDESVITSPTLEMLDLDSNHLEGPIPLSIFNLRTLEVIQLNSNKFNGTLQLHMIRRLSNLTTLGLSYNNLSVDIYSRYDRDSSPFPALRNIMLASCKLRGIPAFVKSQSTLLHLDLADNEIQGTIPYWIWQLKYLVVLNLSKNFLTKLEGNVWNFSSNLLHFDLSSNQLQGPFPFLPKFVNILDYSNNRFNSVIPADIGNRLPFVKVLSLSNNSFHGQIPESFLNASHLLLLDLSHNNFVGTIPRCFAKLSSTLRVLNFGGNKLQGYIPDTLPTSCSLQLLDLNNNLLDGTIPTSLAYCQKLQVLNLGRNFLTDKFPCFLSKISTLRIMDLRLNNLHGSIGCPKNRGDWEMLHMVDVAFNNFSGAIPGALLNRWKAMMRDNDNVGPEFGHLFIELVDNYDPKNFKELMSLLDKTIVAKLAKLVANRTRSILDQESSEPYKVDLAQYQNSILITNKGQEIKLDKIQRAFTYVDMSSNNFEGSIPIELMQFKAMMALNLSNNAFSGHIPSSIENLKNLESLDLSNNSLSGEIPRELASLNFLAYLNLSNNDLVGEIPKGTQIQTFDGDSFEGNEKLCGPPLTRNCSNSGMPTPETPQSHSKSSTDRSLLSAELGFIFGFGVFILPLLFWKRWNFWYSKQMDEIFHKIIPQLDFAYEHQRGQTRKTLRRRY from the coding sequence ATGAGAGGACACACACTCCTGTGCTTTTTTCTTTTACCATTTCTCTGCATAAACCACAATGCCAACGTCTTTCCAGCCAATGCCTATTTGCTTGGCAACGAGTGTTCCATGTTGCTCCTTTTGAAAAATAACCTAATATTCAACCCTACAATTTCCAAAAAACTCACTCTTTGGAATCAAAATGAAGATTGTTGTCAATGGCATGGAGTGACATGCAAAGAAGGTCGTGTTGTAGCCCTTGATCTCAGTGAGGAGTCTATCTCAGGAAGACTTCTTAATTCAACCGTTCTTTTTGGCCTTCAATATCTTCAAAGCTTGAATTTGGCTTTCAACAACTTCAGTTCGGTGATTCCTTCTGAACTATGCAAACTTAATAATTTGAGGTATTTGAACTTTTCAAATGCTGGCTTTGAGGGGCAGATTCCTAATGAGATGTTTCATCTCAGAAGGTTAGTTATTCTTGACTTGTCTTCTTCAATCTCCTCACCTCACAGCCTGAAACTCGACAAGCCAAATATAGCAATGCTTTTGCAAAACCTTACAGAAATCACAGAATTATATCTACATGGTATAACAATATCTGCAAAAGGACAAGAATGGTTTCATGCTTTATCTTCATTGCACAACTTATGTGTTCTAAGCATGTCATCATGCAATATGTCTGGACCTATTCATGCTTCCCTGGCTAAGCTTCTGTCACTCACTGTTCTGAATTTGAGCAACAACAGCATGTCCAGCTCAGTGCCAGATTCCTTAACAAACTTGTCCAATCTAGTCATACTGCAACTCAGAAGTTGTGGCTTGAATGGATCTTTTCCGAAAGATATCTTCCTCATGCCATCATTAGAGGTGCTTGACATCTCAGACAATCAACATCTTATGGGTTCTTTGCCAAACTTCCAACCACGTGGTTCTCTTCGTGACTTGAATCTCAGCGAGACAAGTTTCACAGGAAAGCTTCCGGGTGCAATTTCTAACTTGAAACTTTTATCTACAATTGATATATCTTATTGCCAATTTAATGGAACACTTCCTAGTTCAATGTCAGAACTCACCCAACTAGTTTATCTGGACTTGTCTTCCAATAACTTTTCAGGTCCACTCCCTTCTTTTAATATGTCCAAGAATCTCACATATTTATCCCTCTCTCATAATAGTTTAACAGGGGTGCTGCCATCCATTCATTTTGAGGGCCTTAAAAATCTCGCAAACATTGATCTGGGGTTTAACTTTTTCATAGGTAATCTTCCCTTATCTTTGCTTAAACTTCCATATTTGCGCGAACTTAAACTTCCCTTTAATCAGCTCACTGGTATCTTGGATGAATCAGTGATAACCTCACCTACACTAGAGATGCTTGATTTGGATAGTAATCATTTGGAGGGACCCATTCCTTTGTCTATATTTAACCTTAGAACACTTGAAGTCATTCAACTTAATTCAAACAAGTTTAATGGCACATTACAATTGCACATGATTCGCAGGTTGAGTAATCTAACTACATTAGGGCTCTCGTATAACAATTTGTCCGTTGATATATACTCTAGATATGATCGTGATTCGTCACCCTTTCCTGCTCTAAGAAATATAATGCTGGCATCTTGCAAGTTGAGAGGAATCCCTGCTTTTGTGAAAAGTCAATCAACATTACTACACCTTGACCTTGCTGACAACGAGATTCAAGGAACAATACCTTACTGGATTTGGCAGCTTAAATATCTTGTTGTCTTGAACCTGTCCAAAAATTTCCTAACAAAATTGGAAGGAAATGTATGGAACTTTAGTTCAAACCTTTTGCATTTTGATCTTAGTTCCAACCAACTACAAGGGCCATTTCCTTTCCTTCCAAAGTTTGTAAATATTTTGGATTACTCAAACAATAGATTTAACTCAGTCATTCCAGCGGACATTGGAAATCGTCTCCCTTTTGTGAAAGTGTTGTCTCTTTCAAACAATAGTTTTCACGGACAAATCCCTGAATCCTTTCTCAATGCTTCTCATCTTCTTCTGCTGGATCTTTCTCACAATAACTTTGTTGGAACCATTCCCCGGTGTTTTGCTAAGTTGAGTAGCACTCTTCGGGTGTTGAACTTTGGTGGAAACAAACTTCAAGGATATATTCCTGATACTCTGCCAACTTCATGTTCTCTCCAGTTATTGGACCTAAATAACAATCTCTTGGATGGTACCATCCCAACATCTTTAGCTTATTGCCAGAAACTACAAGTCCTTAACCTTGGAAGAAATTTTTTAACCGACAAATTTCCTTGTTTCTTAAGTAAGATTTCCACCTTACGAATCATGGATTTACGGTTAAACAATCTTCACGGGTCAATTGGATGCCCAAAAAACAGAGGTGACTGGGAAATGCTCCATATGGTTGATGTAGCATTCAATAATTTCAGTGGTGCAATACCAGGAGCCCTATTGAACAGGTGGAAAGCAATGATGCGAGACAATGATAATGTGGGACCAGAATTTGGCCACTTATTCATTGAGCTCGTTGATAACTATGATCCCAAGAATTTTAAGGAATTAATGTCACTCTTAGACAAAACTATTGTAGCAAAGTTAGCTAAACTTGTTGCAAACAGAACTCGCTCTATTCTTGACCAGGAGTCCTCAGAACCATATAAAGTGGATCTTGCTCAGTATCAAAATTCAATTCTTATTACAAATAAAggtcaagaaataaaattgGACAAAATCCAGAGAGCCTTCACTTACGTGGATATGTCAAGCAACAATTTTGAGGGTTCAATACCAATTGAGCTAATGCAGTTCAAGGCAATGATGGCTCTTAACTTGTCAAATAATGCCTTCTCTGGTCATATCCCATCATCTattgaaaatttgaagaatCTTGAATCCTTAGACTTGTCAAACAATTCTCTAAGTGGAGAAATCCCTAGAGAGCTAGCTAGTCTAAATTTTCTTGCATATCTGAATCTCTCAAACAATGACCTGGTGGGTGAAATTCCAAAGGGCACACAAATTCAGACATTTGATGGAGATTCCTTTGAAGGAAATGAAAAGTTATGTGGGCCTCCATTGACCCGTAATTGCAGCAATAGTGGAATGCCAACTCCTGAAACACCTCAATCTCATTCTAAGAGCTCAACTGATCGGAGTTTATTAAGCGCAGAGTTGGGATTTATCTTTGGCTTTGGAGTTTTCATTCTCCCTCTTCTTTTCTGGAAGAGATGGAACTTTTGGTATTCCAAACAGATGGATGAGATCTTTCACAAGATCATTCCCCAACTTGATTTTGCTTATGAACACCAACGAGGTCAGACACGAAAAACTCTAAGGAGGAGATACTGA